A region from the Helcococcus ovis genome encodes:
- a CDS encoding AI-2E family transporter, with protein MFLKNSTIAPFLQYVLFLLIIVFVGLSSYYLIYIGNKNVEEQRKININWKNILKIILIGMLIVFVKAMYKEYPILGSTTFAVFISVLLAYLLNPIVNYLEQKGIKRGLGTIITYISILLIFVFLGIAIIPDLIKQSTNFIVSLPSSINKALISINDTLQNWNINPKVLESLRTNVNDYLLRTSNSIPTWISTLITTLQGSIEAIIIGVLIPIITYYFIVDKDKIIKSVYSLIPPKIRPDAKYLYKEINFAMFEFIKSRALMSVFIGVATWIMLEIFGIPFALIIGLITMFVDIIPYVGPILATVPALAFALIKSPILFLWIGFLSFVLQWIEQNIVGAKLMSVSSGIHEVVILISIIIGGGIFGVWGMILSVPFVIIINILINFTCMKINGVTPKFNQNSKKYSNKK; from the coding sequence ATGTTTTTAAAAAACAGTACAATAGCACCATTTTTACAATATGTATTATTTCTATTGATAATAGTTTTTGTTGGACTTAGTTCATATTATTTAATTTATATAGGAAATAAAAATGTTGAAGAACAAAGAAAAATTAATATAAACTGGAAAAATATACTTAAAATTATTTTAATAGGTATGCTTATAGTTTTTGTAAAAGCTATGTATAAAGAATACCCTATATTAGGAAGCACCACTTTCGCCGTATTCATATCTGTATTATTAGCTTACTTACTAAATCCTATAGTTAATTATCTAGAACAAAAAGGAATTAAAAGAGGTCTGGGCACAATAATTACCTATATTTCCATCCTGTTAATTTTTGTATTTCTAGGAATAGCAATAATTCCTGATTTGATTAAACAATCTACCAACTTTATCGTATCTCTTCCAAGTTCGATAAATAAGGCATTGATATCAATAAATGACACACTTCAAAATTGGAACATTAATCCTAAAGTTTTAGAATCACTTAGAACAAATGTAAATGACTATCTTTTACGTACAAGTAATTCTATTCCTACATGGATTTCTACATTAATTACAACTTTACAGGGAAGTATCGAAGCAATAATCATAGGTGTTCTTATTCCTATTATTACCTATTATTTTATAGTAGATAAAGATAAAATTATAAAATCAGTGTATTCGTTAATCCCACCAAAAATTAGACCGGATGCAAAATATTTATATAAAGAAATCAATTTTGCGATGTTTGAGTTTATAAAAAGTAGAGCGTTGATGTCTGTATTTATAGGTGTGGCCACCTGGATAATGTTAGAAATATTCGGCATACCCTTCGCCTTGATAATCGGATTAATTACTATGTTTGTTGATATTATTCCATATGTTGGACCAATACTTGCAACAGTTCCAGCTCTTGCATTTGCACTTATAAAATCTCCCATACTATTCTTATGGATCGGATTTTTATCATTTGTACTTCAATGGATAGAACAAAATATAGTGGGTGCAAAATTGATGAGTGTATCTTCAGGTATACATGAAGTCGTAATTTTAATATCAATAATAATTGGAGGTGGTATATTTGGTGTCTGGGGAATGATACTATCTGTACCTTTTGTTATTATTATAAATATTCTAATTAACTTTACTTGTATGAAAATTAACGGTGTAACACCCAAATTTAATCAAAATTCAAAAAAATATTCAAATAAAAAATAA
- the tyrS gene encoding tyrosine--tRNA ligase, with protein MKYEIKHKSVYDELVERGYLDHCTHEEDLKKLLIEEKVPFYIGFDATADSLTLGHWIQVMVMMRMQAHGHIPVALLGGGTTMIGDPSGRSDMRMVMTKEKIDYNAQRFYNQFQKYINFSDGKAIIDNNANWLLDLNFLNFMREIGVHFNVNEMLKKDAYKNRMEKGLTFFEFSYMLMQSYDFLVLNRKYGCMIQMGGSDQWSNILGGAELVKKHEDKQVYAMTFKLLTRADGVKMGKSMKGAIWLDEEKTSPYELFQYMRNSDDRDVKKFLMLLTFVPTEEIEELTKHNDERINKAKEVLAYEIVKLIHGEEKAKEALETSKALFTKGAIDENMPTTEISKEDFENNKGLLSMLTFVGLTKSNGEARRLIQQGGIKLNESKVEDIAYELSEKDFKNNLIIQKGKKVFHRIVLA; from the coding sequence ATGAAATACGAGATTAAACATAAAAGTGTATATGATGAACTAGTTGAAAGAGGTTACTTAGATCATTGTACACATGAAGAAGACTTGAAGAAATTATTAATTGAAGAAAAAGTTCCTTTTTATATCGGATTTGATGCTACTGCTGACTCATTGACTCTTGGTCACTGGATTCAGGTAATGGTAATGATGAGAATGCAAGCTCACGGACACATTCCTGTTGCTCTACTTGGCGGTGGTACTACTATGATTGGGGATCCATCAGGAAGATCTGATATGAGAATGGTTATGACAAAAGAAAAAATTGATTACAATGCTCAAAGATTCTATAATCAATTCCAAAAATACATTAATTTTTCAGATGGAAAAGCAATCATTGATAATAACGCAAATTGGCTATTAGATTTAAATTTTTTAAACTTTATGAGAGAAATCGGTGTGCATTTCAACGTTAATGAAATGTTGAAAAAAGATGCATACAAAAATCGTATGGAAAAAGGCTTAACATTTTTTGAATTTTCATATATGCTAATGCAATCATATGACTTTTTAGTATTAAATAGAAAATATGGTTGTATGATTCAAATGGGTGGTTCTGACCAATGGTCAAACATTCTTGGTGGTGCTGAACTTGTAAAGAAACATGAAGATAAACAAGTTTATGCTATGACATTTAAGCTATTAACTAGAGCTGATGGTGTAAAAATGGGTAAATCCATGAAGGGTGCTATTTGGTTAGACGAAGAAAAAACTTCTCCATATGAATTATTCCAATACATGAGAAATTCAGATGACAGAGACGTTAAGAAATTCTTGATGTTATTAACATTTGTACCAACAGAAGAAATTGAAGAATTAACAAAACACAATGATGAAAGAATAAATAAGGCTAAAGAAGTTTTGGCATACGAAATTGTAAAATTGATTCACGGTGAAGAAAAGGCTAAAGAAGCTCTTGAAACATCTAAAGCATTATTTACAAAAGGTGCTATCGATGAAAATATGCCAACTACAGAAATTTCAAAAGAAGATTTTGAAAATAATAAAGGATTACTAAGCATGTTAACATTTGTTGGGTTAACAAAATCAAATGGTGAAGCCAGAAGATTAATTCAACAAGGTGGAATCAAACTAAATGAATCTAAAGTTGAAGATATAGCTTATGAATTATCAGAAAAGGATTTTAAAAACAATTTAATCATTCAAAAAGGTAAAAAAGTATTTCATAGAATCGTTTTAGCATAA
- a CDS encoding LEM-3-like GIY-YIG domain-containing protein, whose translation MININQIIRDVTGATKGEKDKYYVYALFEKGKRKPFYIGKGQDSRIFQHSQDAKNIKKLIENGLFDEEKMSLKIKKIIDNNGEIEPVIVKFGLTNEEAFATEAALISLLDYISELDLSEKLTNIVRGHGSDREKRVYSKDNLIKCRTVENFIYNYEISDFDFSKIKHKCVFIKINSSYKSEDTKEKTYENVRGVWNLSKSKMENVEYAVALYRGICVGVYPISGWKKAYDQSEEYPFPREKDNVESVLVRYSDIEELKRDKPDIFEEIFSMKQDPQKTLTIWRNKYYFYSDPNKSIPKDLKKAINKRIINIPKKEGGYKDINSRSRILYNF comes from the coding sequence ATGATAAATATTAATCAAATAATTAGAGATGTTACTGGTGCTACTAAAGGTGAGAAAGATAAATACTATGTTTACGCACTTTTTGAAAAAGGTAAAAGAAAACCTTTTTATATAGGTAAAGGTCAAGATAGTAGAATTTTTCAACATTCACAAGACGCAAAAAATATTAAAAAATTGATAGAAAATGGTCTATTTGATGAAGAGAAAATGTCATTAAAAATAAAAAAAATAATTGATAATAATGGAGAAATCGAACCTGTAATTGTAAAATTTGGTTTAACAAACGAAGAAGCCTTTGCAACAGAGGCAGCATTAATAAGTTTGTTAGATTATATCTCTGAATTAGATTTAAGTGAGAAGCTTACAAATATTGTAAGAGGCCATGGTTCTGATAGAGAAAAAAGAGTATATTCAAAAGATAATTTAATAAAATGCCGTACAGTAGAAAATTTCATCTATAATTATGAAATAAGCGATTTTGATTTTTCTAAGATAAAGCATAAGTGTGTTTTTATAAAGATTAATAGTTCATATAAAAGTGAAGATACTAAAGAAAAGACATATGAAAATGTAAGAGGGGTCTGGAATTTATCAAAATCAAAAATGGAAAATGTTGAATATGCTGTCGCATTGTATAGGGGAATATGTGTAGGCGTATATCCAATAAGTGGTTGGAAAAAAGCTTATGATCAATCTGAAGAGTACCCATTCCCTAGGGAAAAAGATAATGTGGAATCTGTGTTAGTAAGATATAGTGATATAGAAGAACTTAAAAGAGATAAACCTGATATATTTGAAGAAATTTTCTCGATGAAACAAGATCCTCAAAAAACACTAACAATTTGGAGAAACAAATACTATTTTTACAGTGATCCTAATAAAAGTATTCCTAAAGATTTAAAAAAAGCTATAAATAAAAGGATTATTAACATTCCTAAAAAAGAAGGAGGATATAAAGATATAAATTCCAGAAGTAGGATATTGTACAATTTTTAA
- a CDS encoding DNA-methyltransferase — protein MKKKSLKNKTIDFDLNVGEKYLKNAVYFDNSLKFTDLINKNIIGDTFNVLDHIENNSIDLLIVDPPYNLRKNYHGNIFNEKNTKEYADYTEKWISKIKPKLKDKGSIYVCCDWKSSMIIGSILLKYFNIKSRITWEREKGRGAKSNWKNSLEDIWFATNSEEYTFNIDAVKKRKKVIAPYKEEGKPKDWKDDKNVKYRDTHPSNFWDDITIPFWSMPENTAHPTQKPEKLIAKLVLASSNEGDLILDPFMGSGTTSVVCKKLNRKFIGIEQNELYVSWAEKRLLDAEDNIEIQGIKDGIFYERNFNLK, from the coding sequence ATGAAAAAAAAATCATTAAAGAATAAGACAATAGATTTTGATTTGAATGTAGGGGAGAAGTATCTTAAAAATGCTGTTTATTTTGATAATTCACTTAAATTCACTGATTTAATAAATAAAAATATTATAGGAGATACATTTAACGTTTTAGATCATATAGAAAATAATTCAATAGACCTTTTAATTGTAGACCCTCCATATAATCTAAGAAAAAATTACCACGGTAATATTTTTAACGAAAAAAACACAAAAGAGTATGCTGATTATACAGAAAAATGGATATCTAAAATAAAACCTAAATTAAAAGATAAAGGTAGCATATATGTATGTTGTGATTGGAAATCTTCAATGATTATAGGATCAATTTTATTAAAATATTTTAATATTAAAAGTAGGATAACTTGGGAAAGAGAAAAAGGAAGGGGAGCAAAGTCAAATTGGAAAAATTCTTTGGAGGATATTTGGTTTGCAACGAATTCTGAAGAATATACATTTAATATTGATGCTGTAAAGAAAAGAAAAAAGGTTATAGCTCCTTATAAAGAAGAAGGGAAACCAAAAGATTGGAAGGATGATAAAAATGTAAAATACAGGGACACTCATCCATCAAATTTTTGGGATGATATAACTATTCCATTTTGGTCAATGCCGGAAAATACAGCACATCCAACTCAAAAACCGGAAAAACTAATTGCTAAATTGGTCTTAGCTAGTTCAAATGAGGGGGATTTAATATTAGATCCATTTATGGGATCAGGTACTACTTCGGTTGTATGTAAAAAATTAAATCGCAAATTTATAGGAATAGAGCAAAATGAGTTATATGTTTCTTGGGCTGAAAAAAGATTATTAGATGCTGAAGATAATATAGAAATACAAGGGATTAAAGATGGAATTTTTTATGAAAGAAATTTTAATTTAAAATAA
- a CDS encoding phosphate/phosphite/phosphonate ABC transporter substrate-binding protein, whose product MKKIISLLLVMVMVLSACQPSTTKKAKDKGTNSKTIEKLTVQFVPSRDPKDIISQTKPLEGLLQKHLKKQGYNVKKVEISVGTSYEATGEALSAGSIDVGLIPGGTYVLYDDGAEVLLTATRKGYNNDSEKAKDWNANKPTKLVNEEVTYYRSMILAGPSEKGKELAKKVNAGEKLTWEDLNSAKWGVRGVSSSAGYIYPYLWLKDNYGKGITDLSTVVEQDSYNTALAQLATGQLDVIVAFTDARIDNANKWVKQYNGPKDIWEDTNIIGVSDKIYNDTVSVSKNAQSGNMTPEFKEALANAFINLAKTEEGKKVISIYNHFGYKKAKSEDYNKERDAQKLMKKLTKH is encoded by the coding sequence ATGAAAAAAATCATTTCTTTATTGCTTGTTATGGTAATGGTGCTATCAGCATGTCAACCATCAACAACAAAAAAAGCAAAAGATAAGGGAACTAACAGTAAGACTATTGAAAAATTGACAGTACAATTTGTACCTTCAAGAGATCCTAAAGACATTATAAGTCAAACAAAGCCACTTGAAGGATTATTACAAAAACACTTAAAAAAACAAGGTTATAATGTAAAAAAAGTTGAAATTTCTGTTGGTACATCATATGAAGCAACTGGTGAAGCATTATCTGCAGGTTCTATTGATGTTGGTCTAATTCCTGGTGGAACATATGTATTATATGATGATGGTGCTGAAGTTCTATTAACAGCTACAAGAAAAGGTTACAATAACGATTCTGAAAAAGCTAAAGATTGGAATGCAAATAAACCTACAAAACTTGTAAACGAGGAAGTAACATATTATAGATCGATGATTTTAGCAGGTCCTTCTGAAAAAGGAAAAGAATTAGCTAAAAAAGTTAATGCAGGCGAAAAACTAACATGGGAAGATTTAAACTCTGCAAAATGGGGCGTTAGAGGTGTTTCATCTTCTGCAGGTTACATTTATCCATATTTATGGTTAAAAGATAATTATGGAAAAGGAATTACTGATTTAAGCACTGTTGTTGAACAAGATTCATACAATACAGCTTTAGCTCAATTAGCAACCGGTCAACTTGATGTCATCGTTGCATTTACAGATGCAAGAATTGATAACGCTAATAAATGGGTAAAACAATACAATGGTCCAAAAGATATTTGGGAAGATACAAATATTATAGGTGTTTCAGATAAAATTTATAACGATACAGTTTCTGTATCAAAAAATGCTCAATCAGGTAATATGACTCCTGAATTCAAAGAAGCATTAGCAAATGCATTTATTAACTTAGCTAAAACTGAAGAAGGTAAGAAAGTTATAAGCATCTATAACCACTTCGGATACAAAAAAGCAAAATCTGAAGATTACAATAAAGAAAGAGATGCTCAAAAATTAATGAAAAAATTGACTAAACACTAA
- a CDS encoding S8 family serine peptidase, which yields MNKTKKIYIRLISFLLALFIIFTGLGQIYAKKLFKTPENNKVSGKFFNNIIEKEFEDAFNKTDYVEYIITMKKKPEIKNDSKSHEVVQKLLDTALEDQEDIIEAIKKEVKNGNIKNYESFFIVNSIFIVGNKNSFQLLSKRNDVEKVVLNKKINIEQNYTKNNFEGKYFKRDYVENNDISKKHIPWNLKSISVHKTFSEGYKGKGIVVGIIDSGVDVNHPALKSSYRGNDEDKKYYSFFDATTGIKGGEPTDATGHGTHVAGTILGNDPDGNSLLGIAPEAKWIAAKVFDKDGETTPKQLLDAGQWMLAPTDQFGNAHPEMAPKIINASWGGNSEDEFFRAILQAWRKAGILPVFSAGNANAFNEGGEGSIGTPASYPEAFSVGAIRMDDKVAKFSLRGPSKYADGFKPDIVAPGVNIKSSIKGNKYEIRTGTSMASPHVTGVATLIYSIKNDFKPEEVEKILRESATALTDDDYVSSPNHGYGYGKVNAYKAVKMAEKIKKDEKYRFSKIKGKINVRGKDTDDVKINHTPMKTMYRGRPFDIIAKVSDDTYVKGVKLYINKKGKWEIKDFSLYNGNKKEGKYSVKILPEFLDTEKIKYYIEAIDGDGKLTKTPEYTVEVKDGISIGYKQNFEENLDGIEYGGKTPFWDWGNVKDEVNKNVKAKSKVLSTGLDGNYKRLNNPVFVLPTVDLTKELEKQAALKFKHFYDLDNGEYAFYDTVEVWIGEVPKNLTDNEKIDYKRIKSYTNSSKNWVEENIDLSSYKGKKISIMFGLRIGEYSKKNKLGWFIDDIEIVESLIETPSYPTQDISLDYRNQQIIFNFKAVSNNKITRYNLYRSGLKDGKFEKVSYFDISESKNYITLTDNPKIKKGTYYYYVTSSIGEKESLPSKVFSHTFTEGKEIFSYDFEKDDQGWISKSDKGIKWTRGKIDEKELSENEVGKRPTPSQTKGKNEGSPNVWGTELNDFRKENSEYILESPIMDLSKLKKARLYLQMWFNTSGKSGSDDYGKYNNDIGYIKISKDNGNKWHNLFELKEENIDKKNIHGVNRNKSNWFTDGFDIPKEYLTDNVKIQFVLKTNSDMNDNNSGGWYIDDVSINDISPDNIEQNKDIIYNLNNLSVENVKESNKDTNQISFGESATIMIEETGVYVNSEKGSGEYEIIHPEGEYTLVVKAKGYKTHREKVLFKEGLDQEKDILLNKAEKFLLNLSVKDDKGKKIENPVIQIYDEYRFEPIQKYISNSINNVAIEEGLYKILVTAKGYKSELDREVFIRGNLNRDFVLKKIKLNGSYEKYYDDGTAEKGLLNIKPDQKVAARFVVNKLSQINSVKLMFKSNNNKSIGKIFNISVYGKNNIDLLPGRVLLKNFDVKVDKVEEWQEVILPESIQVDDEFFVAYSQKDDTSNGPVLGIDEDTKGLGNYYKMINNAWNEPSEVGSYMIRVNLSEIDSDKDLNNNTIKKMIKEDFNKGKDDNIIQILKNDNFSQKINNYNVGENPKTSDDFILYFPVLIMVLGLFGIKSIKNIKENL from the coding sequence ATGAATAAAACGAAGAAAATTTATATAAGGCTAATTAGTTTTTTACTTGCGTTGTTTATTATTTTTACAGGGTTGGGGCAAATTTATGCAAAAAAATTATTTAAGACCCCGGAAAATAATAAAGTTAGCGGTAAATTTTTTAATAATATTATAGAAAAAGAGTTTGAGGACGCTTTTAATAAAACTGATTATGTAGAATATATTATAACTATGAAGAAAAAACCTGAAATAAAAAATGATTCTAAATCTCATGAAGTTGTACAAAAACTTTTAGATACTGCATTAGAAGATCAGGAAGATATTATAGAGGCAATAAAAAAGGAAGTCAAAAATGGTAATATAAAAAATTATGAATCTTTTTTTATAGTAAATAGTATTTTTATAGTTGGTAATAAAAATTCGTTTCAACTGTTATCTAAAAGAAATGATGTAGAAAAAGTTGTTTTAAATAAAAAAATAAATATAGAACAAAATTATACTAAAAACAATTTTGAGGGAAAATATTTCAAAAGAGATTATGTTGAAAATAATGATATTTCAAAAAAACATATTCCATGGAACTTAAAGAGTATATCTGTTCACAAAACTTTTTCAGAAGGTTATAAAGGAAAAGGTATAGTTGTCGGCATAATTGATTCAGGTGTTGATGTAAATCATCCTGCATTAAAGTCATCATATAGAGGAAATGATGAAGATAAGAAATATTACAGTTTTTTTGATGCTACAACTGGAATAAAAGGTGGAGAACCAACTGATGCTACAGGGCATGGAACTCATGTTGCCGGTACGATATTGGGAAATGATCCTGATGGGAATTCACTTCTTGGAATAGCACCGGAAGCAAAATGGATTGCTGCCAAAGTTTTTGATAAAGATGGGGAGACAACTCCAAAGCAATTGCTTGATGCAGGACAATGGATGCTTGCACCGACTGACCAATTTGGGAATGCACATCCAGAAATGGCACCAAAGATTATAAATGCTTCATGGGGTGGTAATTCAGAGGATGAATTTTTTAGAGCAATTTTACAAGCGTGGCGTAAAGCTGGGATACTTCCTGTATTTTCAGCAGGCAATGCAAATGCTTTTAATGAAGGAGGAGAAGGTTCTATAGGAACACCTGCAAGTTATCCTGAGGCTTTTTCTGTTGGTGCTATAAGAATGGATGATAAAGTTGCAAAATTTTCTTTAAGAGGGCCAAGTAAATATGCTGATGGATTTAAACCTGATATAGTTGCTCCTGGAGTAAATATTAAATCTTCAATAAAAGGAAATAAATATGAAATAAGAACGGGGACATCTATGGCTAGTCCTCATGTAACAGGAGTTGCAACACTTATATATAGTATAAAAAATGATTTTAAGCCGGAAGAAGTTGAAAAGATATTAAGAGAAAGTGCAACTGCACTGACTGATGATGATTATGTTTCGAGTCCTAATCATGGATATGGATATGGTAAAGTAAATGCATATAAAGCTGTTAAGATGGCTGAAAAAATTAAAAAAGATGAAAAATATAGATTTTCTAAAATAAAAGGGAAAATAAACGTTAGAGGAAAAGACACAGATGATGTAAAAATAAATCATACACCTATGAAGACAATGTATAGGGGAAGGCCTTTTGATATTATTGCTAAAGTAAGCGATGATACATATGTAAAAGGAGTTAAACTTTATATAAATAAAAAAGGAAAATGGGAAATAAAAGATTTTAGTTTATATAATGGAAATAAAAAAGAAGGCAAATATTCAGTGAAAATATTACCTGAATTTTTAGATACTGAGAAAATAAAATATTATATAGAAGCTATTGACGGAGATGGAAAATTAACAAAAACTCCTGAATATACAGTAGAAGTAAAAGATGGGATAAGTATAGGATATAAGCAAAATTTTGAAGAAAATCTTGACGGAATTGAATATGGAGGAAAAACTCCTTTTTGGGATTGGGGTAATGTTAAAGACGAGGTTAATAAAAATGTAAAAGCAAAAAGTAAGGTTTTATCTACAGGTTTAGATGGAAACTATAAAAGACTAAATAATCCTGTATTTGTATTACCTACTGTTGATTTAACAAAAGAATTGGAAAAACAAGCAGCACTCAAATTCAAGCATTTTTATGATTTAGATAATGGAGAATATGCATTTTATGATACTGTAGAAGTTTGGATAGGAGAAGTTCCTAAAAATTTGACAGATAATGAAAAAATAGACTACAAAAGAATTAAATCCTATACTAATTCTTCAAAAAATTGGGTAGAAGAAAATATTGATTTATCTTCATATAAAGGAAAGAAAATTTCTATAATGTTCGGTTTGAGAATTGGAGAATATAGCAAAAAAAATAAATTGGGATGGTTTATTGATGATATAGAAATAGTTGAATCTTTGATTGAAACTCCAAGTTATCCAACACAAGATATAAGCTTAGATTATAGAAATCAACAGATAATATTTAATTTTAAAGCTGTATCTAATAATAAAATTACAAGATATAATCTTTACAGATCCGGTTTAAAAGACGGTAAATTTGAAAAAGTATCTTATTTTGATATAAGTGAAAGTAAAAATTATATAACATTAACAGATAATCCTAAAATAAAAAAAGGGACATACTATTATTATGTTACTTCTTCAATTGGAGAAAAAGAAAGTTTGCCATCTAAGGTATTTTCACATACATTTACTGAAGGAAAAGAAATTTTTAGTTACGATTTTGAAAAAGATGATCAAGGATGGATTTCTAAATCGGATAAAGGAATTAAATGGACTAGAGGTAAAATTGATGAAAAAGAATTAAGCGAAAATGAAGTAGGCAAAAGACCCACACCTTCTCAAACTAAAGGTAAAAATGAAGGAAGTCCCAATGTTTGGGGAACTGAATTAAATGACTTTAGAAAGGAAAATTCAGAGTATATCTTAGAGTCTCCTATTATGGATTTGTCTAAGTTGAAAAAAGCAAGACTATATTTGCAAATGTGGTTTAATACTTCCGGAAAATCAGGCTCTGATGATTATGGAAAATATAATAATGACATAGGATATATAAAAATATCAAAAGACAATGGAAATAAGTGGCATAATTTGTTTGAATTAAAGGAAGAAAATATAGATAAAAAAAATATTCATGGGGTAAATCGAAATAAATCAAATTGGTTTACTGATGGTTTTGATATACCTAAAGAATATTTAACTGATAATGTTAAAATTCAGTTTGTATTAAAAACAAATTCTGACATGAATGATAATAATAGTGGGGGTTGGTATATAGATGATGTATCAATAAATGATATATCTCCTGATAATATAGAACAAAATAAAGACATAATATACAATCTAAATAATTTATCAGTAGAAAATGTAAAAGAAAGTAATAAAGATACTAACCAAATATCATTTGGAGAATCTGCAACTATAATGATAGAAGAAACAGGTGTTTATGTAAATAGTGAAAAGGGAAGCGGAGAATATGAAATAATTCACCCTGAAGGAGAATATACACTTGTTGTTAAAGCTAAAGGATATAAAACACATAGAGAAAAAGTATTATTTAAGGAAGGCCTGGATCAAGAAAAAGACATTTTACTTAATAAAGCAGAAAAATTTTTATTAAATCTTTCCGTTAAAGATGATAAAGGTAAAAAAATAGAAAATCCTGTTATACAAATATATGATGAATATAGATTTGAACCTATACAAAAATATATATCCAATTCTATAAATAATGTGGCTATTGAAGAAGGATTATATAAAATACTAGTTACAGCTAAAGGCTATAAGAGTGAGTTGGATCGAGAAGTATTTATAAGAGGAAATTTAAATAGAGATTTTGTATTGAAAAAAATAAAATTAAATGGATCTTATGAAAAATACTATGATGATGGAACAGCTGAAAAAGGATTGCTAAATATAAAACCGGATCAAAAGGTAGCTGCAAGATTTGTTGTAAATAAGCTTAGTCAAATTAATTCTGTAAAGTTGATGTTTAAATCTAATAACAATAAATCTATTGGTAAGATTTTTAATATAAGTGTTTATGGTAAAAACAATATAGATCTTCTTCCTGGTAGAGTTTTGTTAAAAAATTTCGATGTTAAAGTCGATAAAGTAGAAGAATGGCAAGAAGTTATTTTACCTGAAAGTATTCAAGTTGATGATGAATTTTTTGTAGCATATAGTCAGAAAGATGATACTTCAAATGGTCCTGTACTTGGTATTGATGAAGATACTAAAGGATTGGGGAATTATTATAAAATGATTAATAATGCATGGAATGAACCGAGTGAAGTAGGAAGCTATATGATTAGAGTAAATTTATCAGAGATAGATTCTGATAAAGATTTAAATAATAACACTATTAAAAAAATGATAAAAGAAGATTTCAATAAAGGTAAGGATGATAATATAATTCAAATACTGAAAAATGATAATTTCAGCCAAAAAATAAATAATTATAATGTAGGTGAAAATCCAAAAACTTCAGATGATTTTATATTATATTTTCCTGTTTTAATAATGGTGTTAGGATTATTCGGCATTAAAAGTATAAAAAACATTAAGGAAAATTTATGA
- a CDS encoding superoxide dismutase translates to MKFELPKLPYAYDALEPYIDAKTMEIHHGKHHAAYVNNLNKSIENYKDLQEMTLEELISGIDKLPSDIQTAVRNNGGGHINHSFFWEILSNDGCKAHGNLKKAIEKKFGSVDNFKDEFSKVAVGRFGSGWAWLVIDNGELEVMSTANQDSPLMEGKTPIIGLDLWEHAYYLKYQNRRPEYIDAFFYVVNWKKAEDIYNQSM, encoded by the coding sequence ATGAAATTTGAATTACCAAAATTACCATATGCATATGATGCATTGGAACCATATATAGACGCAAAAACAATGGAAATACATCATGGTAAGCATCATGCTGCTTATGTAAATAATCTTAATAAATCTATTGAAAATTATAAAGATTTACAAGAAATGACATTAGAAGAATTAATTAGTGGTATTGATAAACTTCCATCTGATATACAAACGGCAGTTAGAAATAATGGTGGAGGACATATAAATCATTCATTTTTCTGGGAAATATTAAGTAATGATGGTTGTAAGGCACATGGTAATCTAAAAAAAGCTATTGAGAAGAAATTTGGTTCAGTTGACAATTTTAAGGATGAGTTTTCAAAGGTTGCAGTAGGAAGATTTGGTTCAGGATGGGCGTGGTTAGTAATAGATAACGGTGAATTAGAAGTTATGTCAACCGCAAATCAAGATTCTCCATTAATGGAAGGGAAAACTCCAATAATAGGGTTGGATCTTTGGGAACATGCGTATTACTTAAAGTATCAAAATAGAAGACCGGAATATATTGATGCATTTTTTTATGTAGTTAACTGGAAAAAAGCTGAAGATATATATAATCAGTCTATGTAA